The genomic DNA TGCGTTTGAGGAGCTAACGAGGCTGTAGCTGAACATGCCGATCGCCATCGACGCCATCCCCACAATCAAGATTTTATGCGGGCCGATTCGATCGGGAAGATCGCCCAACCACAATCGAACGGTCACGCCCCAACCGGCGTAACACAAAAAGAAGATCCCGATCACCGAGACCTTGCCGATCGCAAGGGGCGCGTTGTCGACAAAACTAGCGACAAAGATGAAGGGCGCCGTCATGCAAACGCCAAAGACAAAATCGACCAACAGAATTGCCCCGGGCCAATATTGAAGCGTCGTCGCTACGAAATCGGATAGCTTCACCGACCGCCACGTCCCATTGCTGGCCGGGGTCCGCATCATCAACAAGAAGAGCGCCGGCAACAAACTGATTCCCCCCGCGACAAGAAACAACCAGACAAAGTCGGGACGCTGTCGAGCGACGAGTACGGTTTCGGCACCGTTGCCCAAGATCAGATCGCCCAGCAAGGGACCGATCAACATCCCCACAAATCCCCCCGCCCCCAAGACGCCAATCGCTTCGGTCCGGCGATGCTCCGGCGCGGTTTGCGAAATGTAGGTCAATCCGCTGGCAAACACGATCGCAGCGGCTAACAACGTGCAGGCGCGGATCGCATAGATCATGGGACTGAGATCATCCAAGCAGAGGTTCGCCACTGCGGAGAATGAAAACAGAAGGTACCCGTACAACCACATCGTTCGGGAACCCAAGCGATTGATCCATTGCGCGATCCAAGGTCGCAAGAACAACCCCAACGTCGCACTGGCTCCCATGATCATGCCGACCTGGCCGAGATCCCCACCGAGGAACTCGATCCAGCGAGAGTAGTGAGCCATCAGAGTGTTGGCGATCACAAAGCACATCTGGCTGGCGAGCGCGAACATGAAGTT from Rosistilla carotiformis includes the following:
- a CDS encoding MFS transporter, with the protein product MDRRSADVAKTVTEATEKPPRLYDRNFMFALASQMCFVIANTLMAHYSRWIEFLGGDLGQVGMIMGASATLGLFLRPWIAQWINRLGSRTMWLYGYLLFSFSAVANLCLDDLSPMIYAIRACTLLAAAIVFASGLTYISQTAPEHRRTEAIGVLGAGGFVGMLIGPLLGDLILGNGAETVLVARQRPDFVWLFLVAGGISLLPALFLLMMRTPASNGTWRSVKLSDFVATTLQYWPGAILLVDFVFGVCMTAPFIFVASFVDNAPLAIGKVSVIGIFFLCYAGWGVTVRLWLGDLPDRIGPHKILIVGMASMAIGMFSYSLVSSSNAWLIVVPALLTGTGHGMMFHTMTSLTIQPFPNEVRGTGAALAMMMLDLGTLVGAPVLGYVGDRLGFAALFATVGAICVLGLGVYIWRGDTSTRMASLSN